From Wolbachia endosymbiont (group A) of Longitarsus flavicornis, the proteins below share one genomic window:
- a CDS encoding ankyrin repeat domain-containing protein has translation MSLTTEGYNAKLALSHIAAYNGHTEIVSALVKAEGIDVNAASKDGMTPLHLAAFNGHLDTVRVLLAKGADPSLKNKNGDTPRQLAKDKNIIQLLKNAETKQITSKAIKTGVTLGIITALTVGVGCGIAGVWVSILAIVTTAALVVGLVAGGITYAILKPSDKLDKANLQQSSPINQQLDVLYFPLSRVLHLALEYCTTHNSYKLIQPFHRYCIFHNIRCNTTHQ, from the coding sequence GTGTCACTGACCACAGAAGGGTACAATGCAAAATTGGCATTATCACATATAGCTGCTTACAATGGTCATACAGAGATAGTAAGTGCTTTAGTAAAAGCAGAAGGAATCGATGTTAATGCAGCAAGTAAAGATGGAATGACTCCTTTACATTTGGCTGCTTTTAATGGCCACTTAGATACAGTTAGAGTTCTGTTAGCAAAAGGAGCTGATCCTTCATTAAAGAATAAGAATGGTGACACTCCGAGACAGCTAGCTAAAGATAAAAATATAATACAACTTTTAAAAAATGCAGAAACTAAACAAATAACTAGCAAAGCAATAAAGACTGGTGTTACTTTGGGTATTATCACTGCACTGACAGTAGGTGTTGGATGTGGTATCGCTGGTGTTTGGGTATCAATATTAGCTATAGTTACGACTGCTGCGTTGGTAGTTGGACTTGTTGCTGGTGGTATTACATATGCAATATTAAAACCTAGCGATAAGCTAGATAAAGCCAACTTACAGCAATCATCTCCTATCAACCAGCAATTGGATGTTTTATATTTTCCACTTTCTCGAGTTTTGCATTTGGCTTTAGAGTACTGTACAACGCATAACTCATACAAGCTAATCCAACCATTCCACCGCTATTGTATTTTTCATAATATAAGATGCAACACAACTCACCAATAA
- the ltrA gene encoding group II intron reverse transcriptase/maturase has protein sequence MNKTKSFDIPKQLICRAYKQVSKNKGAAGVDEVSITKFEENLKDNLYKLWNRMSSGSYFPEPVKAVAIPKDTGGQRILCVPSVFDRIGQTAAAMYLEPLVEPKFHEDSYGYRPNKSALDAVDTARKRCWRYDWTIDLDISGFFDNLDHGLALQAIKKHTDCKWVILYVERWMKAPIQQADGSKVVRDKGVPQGGSVSPIISNIFMHHVFDIWMKKNYPTVPFERYVDDAIVHCRTEKQAEFVKVMIEERLAEYKLKLHPEKTQIVYCKDDNRSGEFPKQSFNFLGYTFRPRLARNKIGKYFVSFLPAISNKAKKKITTTIRSWKMLRNTHITLEEISGKVNPIVRGWYQYYGKFYRTEVYKSLKNIERHLEKWVKRKYKRLRSHGRLARQFLGKVRKRSPDIFYHWTLGLGQKAE, from the coding sequence ATGAATAAAACAAAGTCTTTTGATATACCAAAGCAACTTATTTGTAGGGCTTATAAACAAGTATCGAAAAATAAAGGTGCGGCTGGTGTGGATGAGGTTTCGATAACAAAGTTTGAAGAAAATCTAAAAGATAATCTGTACAAACTATGGAATAGGATGTCATCCGGAAGTTATTTTCCAGAGCCGGTAAAAGCTGTTGCGATACCAAAAGATACAGGAGGGCAAAGAATTTTATGTGTTCCTTCAGTATTCGACAGGATAGGGCAAACGGCTGCTGCTATGTATCTAGAGCCGCTGGTAGAACCAAAATTTCATGAGGATTCATATGGTTATAGACCAAATAAGTCTGCACTGGATGCGGTAGATACAGCTCGTAAAAGATGCTGGAGGTACGATTGGACGATAGATCTTGATATATCTGGATTTTTCGACAATTTGGACCACGGCTTGGCATTGCAAGCTATCAAAAAGCACACAGACTGCAAATGGGTCATACTGTATGTTGAGAGGTGGATGAAAGCCCCCATTCAGCAAGCAGATGGCAGTAAGGTAGTTAGGGATAAAGGAGTTCCGCAAGGAGGTTCAGTTAGCCCAATCATCTCTAATATATTCATGCATCATGTGTTTGATATATGGATGAAAAAGAACTACCCGACAGTACCATTTGAGAGGTATGTGGATGATGCGATAGTGCACTGCAGAACAGAGAAACAGGCAGAGTTTGTGAAAGTAATGATCGAAGAAAGATTGGCTGAGTATAAGTTGAAATTGCATCCTGAAAAGACACAGATAGTGTACTGTAAGGATGACAATAGGAGTGGTGAATTTCCTAAACAAAGTTTTAATTTTCTGGGTTACACATTCAGACCCAGGTTAGCAAGAAATAAAATAGGGAAGTATTTTGTTTCATTTCTTCCAGCAATTAGCAACAAGGCCAAGAAAAAGATTACTACAACCATAAGGTCATGGAAAATGCTACGAAATACGCATATAACATTAGAGGAGATATCAGGAAAAGTAAATCCAATAGTCAGAGGCTGGTATCAGTACTATGGCAAATTTTACAGAACTGAAGTATACAAATCTCTAAAGAATATAGAGCGGCATCTAGAAAAGTGGGTGAAAAGGAAATATAAGAGACTCAGGAGTCACGGAAGACTAGCAAGACAATTTCTAGGAAAGGTGAGAAAGAGGTCTCCGGATATTTTCTATCACTGGACACTAGGGTTAGGCCAAAAGGCTGAATAA
- a CDS encoding Rpn family recombination-promoting nuclease/putative transposase, whose product MALSKFLDPKLDLTFKKIFGTEKNKNILIQFLNDILGFTEINTIQEVEFLSTIMDPEIASDKQSIVDVLCRDSTGARYVIEMQLARDKGFEKRAQLYAAKAYSRQADKGGKYIDLKKVFFIAISNCNLFPDKLDYISSHTIRDEKTNEHDLKDFQFIFIELPKFPKNREEQLENVVDRWLFFFKYAEETTDEDLRKIAEKSPIIKLAYDELDKFHWNEKDLLAYEERVMDLQKEAAILEQKLDDAKLEGRQEGIQIGQEKGKAEGIKIGAEKGREEGEKQAKIDVAKNLLKAGVSVDLIAESTGLSQADISQLKEKA is encoded by the coding sequence ATGGCCCTCTCAAAATTTTTAGATCCTAAGCTTGATTTAACATTTAAGAAAATTTTTGGTACTGAAAAAAATAAGAATATCCTTATCCAATTTTTGAATGATATTTTGGGGTTTACTGAAATAAATACTATACAAGAAGTCGAATTCCTTAGCACCATTATGGACCCTGAAATTGCCTCTGATAAGCAGAGTATTGTCGATGTTCTGTGCAGAGATTCCACTGGGGCCAGATACGTGATTGAGATGCAACTCGCTCGTGATAAAGGCTTCGAAAAACGGGCGCAATTATATGCTGCTAAGGCTTACTCAAGGCAGGCTGATAAAGGTGGTAAGTACATTGATTTAAAGAAGGTTTTCTTTATTGCTATTTCCAATTGTAATTTATTTCCTGATAAGCTTGATTATATATCTAGCCATACCATAAGAGATGAAAAAACTAATGAGCATGACTTAAAAGATTTTCAATTTATTTTCATTGAGTTACCAAAGTTTCCTAAGAACAGAGAAGAGCAGCTAGAAAATGTAGTAGATCGTTGGCTATTTTTCTTTAAATATGCAGAAGAAACAACTGATGAAGATTTAAGGAAAATAGCAGAAAAATCACCGATAATAAAGTTAGCATATGATGAGTTAGATAAATTTCATTGGAATGAGAAGGACTTATTAGCATATGAAGAAAGAGTAATGGATTTACAGAAAGAAGCTGCTATCTTGGAACAAAAACTCGATGATGCTAAACTAGAAGGTAGACAAGAAGGCATCCAAATCGGCCAGGAAAAAGGTAAAGCGGAAGGTATTAAAATTGGTGCAGAAAAAGGTAGGGAAGAGGGCGAAAAACAAGCTAAAATAGATGTGGCCAAAAACCTACTTAAGGCTGGCGTGTCTGTTGACTTAATAGCTGAATCTACAGGCCTTTCTCAAGCTGATATTTCACAGCTCAAGGAAAAAGCTTAA
- the mutL gene encoding DNA mismatch repair endonuclease MutL, which yields MAIILLDTKTINRIAAGEVIERPASVVKELVENAIDAGSSEIEIKIESGGRNLITVTDDGNGIEKNDLELALMRHATSKLSDSELIEIRHLGFRGEALPSIAAVSRMKLSSKASGAKEAWSIRYEGGEKIREIIPCSLLQGTYIEIRDLFFATPNRLKFLKTERAETQSIVDIVNNLAMINYSIGFTLTSGNKKLLKYVKQTSLFNRLCETEEEFQSNSLEVKEEEDGIKLTGHICKPTISRGNSTQIYTFVNGRPIKDNLLIGAIRYAYQDFIPSGRYPFAVLHLEIPYDQVDVNVHPNKSEVRFQNKRLVYEIVRRGLIKVLSMRIGTSSVSDIDGSRCQGIGEELGGSSFDVSESQRNNERVNNGKSREVKGRKEFYERRPSPFENQLMKEFNLPNAGEKGLSERSESFDYTGIQRLPLQAETMVLEREQIDLIEDHPLGYARCQVHSTYIIAEAKGKLIIVDQHAAHERLIYECLKQKSSIKRQKLLLPETVEIKNQAGMEMVKTYKDKLFEMGFAIEIESEDKVRVKEIPAILGTINVREMVMNIIDRLMEIGDTLPIEEKVSKILATIVCHRAGREMKLEEMNELMRQMEETPYADHGRPTYIEMKLSDIEKLFERR from the coding sequence ATGGCAATAATTCTTTTAGACACAAAAACTATAAACCGTATAGCAGCAGGAGAGGTAATAGAAAGGCCAGCGAGTGTAGTAAAGGAATTAGTAGAAAATGCAATAGATGCTGGAAGTTCAGAGATAGAGATCAAGATAGAAAGTGGTGGACGTAACCTTATAACTGTAACGGATGATGGAAATGGAATAGAAAAGAACGATCTGGAACTAGCACTTATGAGGCATGCCACTTCAAAATTAAGTGATAGTGAGTTAATAGAGATCAGACATCTTGGCTTTAGAGGAGAGGCTCTGCCTTCAATTGCAGCAGTAAGCAGAATGAAATTATCATCTAAGGCAAGTGGAGCAAAGGAAGCATGGTCTATAAGATATGAGGGAGGAGAAAAAATAAGAGAGATTATCCCTTGTTCTTTGTTGCAAGGTACATATATTGAAATTCGTGACTTATTTTTTGCCACACCAAATAGATTAAAATTTCTAAAAACCGAGAGGGCAGAAACACAAAGTATTGTTGATATTGTGAATAACTTAGCGATGATTAATTATAGTATTGGGTTTACTCTCACTTCCGGTAATAAAAAGCTCTTAAAATATGTTAAGCAAACTTCATTATTTAACAGATTATGTGAAACAGAAGAAGAATTTCAGAGCAATTCGCTGGAAGTTAAAGAGGAAGAAGACGGCATCAAACTTACGGGACACATCTGTAAACCAACTATTAGTCGTGGTAATTCAACTCAGATCTATACGTTTGTTAATGGCAGGCCGATAAAAGACAATCTACTTATTGGTGCAATTCGATATGCGTATCAGGACTTTATTCCAAGTGGGAGGTATCCTTTTGCAGTGCTGCACTTAGAGATACCATACGATCAAGTAGATGTAAATGTGCATCCAAATAAATCAGAGGTAAGGTTTCAGAACAAGAGGCTAGTATATGAAATAGTGAGAAGAGGGCTAATAAAAGTGTTGTCAATGAGAATAGGTACCTCTTCAGTGAGTGATATTGATGGATCTAGGTGTCAAGGTATTGGAGAAGAACTGGGTGGTTCGTCTTTTGATGTTAGTGAAAGTCAAAGGAATAATGAGCGTGTTAATAATGGAAAAAGCAGAGAAGTAAAGGGTCGAAAAGAATTTTACGAAAGAAGGCCAAGTCCTTTTGAGAATCAGCTAATGAAAGAATTCAACTTGCCAAATGCAGGAGAGAAAGGCTTATCAGAACGGTCAGAATCATTTGACTATACTGGTATACAGAGATTACCACTACAAGCGGAGACTATGGTTTTAGAAAGGGAGCAAATTGATTTAATAGAGGATCATCCTCTAGGGTATGCACGCTGTCAGGTCCACAGTACTTACATTATTGCTGAGGCTAAAGGCAAATTAATTATAGTAGATCAGCACGCAGCTCATGAAAGATTGATATACGAGTGCTTAAAGCAAAAATCAAGCATAAAAAGACAGAAACTTCTTCTTCCTGAAACAGTTGAAATCAAAAACCAAGCTGGAATGGAGATGGTTAAAACTTATAAAGATAAGCTTTTTGAAATGGGTTTTGCTATTGAAATAGAATCAGAAGATAAAGTAAGGGTAAAAGAAATACCTGCAATTTTAGGAACAATAAATGTGAGAGAGATGGTGATGAATATAATTGATAGATTAATGGAGATAGGAGATACTCTACCTATAGAAGAAAAAGTGAGCAAGATACTAGCTACCATTGTGTGCCATAGAGCTGGAAGGGAAATGAAGTTGGAGGAGATGAATGAGTTGATGAGACAAATGGAGGAAACACCGTATGCTGATCACGGAAGACCAACGTATATAGAAATGAAACTAAGTGATATAGAAAAATTGTTTGAAAGGAGATGA
- a CDS encoding IS5 family transposase (programmed frameshift): MRSLYPSNISRERFEIILPDLESCRKKTKPRKLDLYDVFCGVLYVLKSVCQWRMLPKEFPKWRNCYDYFKKWSEKPDANKESVLELVLKKIVGVVRQNNGRKEKTSFCIIDAQSVKNADTAEEKGYDAGKKISGIKRHIAVDTQGLPHAIYVTTAEITDRSSAVRMVENAKENLSGVKNVLVDAGYTGENFATQIKATIGATVEVIKRSELHTFAVLPKRWVVERSFAWLEKCRRLWKNCERKLNTSLQMVVLAFTALFLKRL; the protein is encoded by the exons ATGAGGAGTTTATACCCAAGTAATATAAGTCGGGAAAGATTTGAGATTATATTACCAGATCTAGAGTCCTGTAGAAAAAAAACAAAACCAAGAAAACTTGATTTGTATGATGTATTTTGTGGAGTGTTATACGTTCTGAAAAGCGTTTGTCAGTGGAGAATGCTACCAAAAGAGTTTCCAAAATGGCGCAATTGTTACGACTATTTTAAGAAGTGGAGTGAAAAACCAGATGCAAATAAAGAAAGTGTTCTGGAGCTGGTGTTA AAAAAAATAGTTGGCGTAGTCCGACAAAACAATGGTCGGAAAGAAAAAACCAGCTTCTGCATAATTGATGCACAGAGTGTAAAAAATGCAGATACTGCTGAAGAAAAAGGCTACGATGCAGGCAAAAAGATTTCAGGAATAAAACGCCATATTGCAGTAGATACGCAAGGTTTGCCACATGCAATTTATGTAACAACAGCAGAGATAACTGACCGTAGCAGTGCTGTGAGAATGGTAGAAAATGCAAAAGAAAACCTCTCGGGAGTTAAAAATGTACTGGTTGATGCAGGCTATACGGGAGAGAATTTTGCAACACAAATAAAAGCAACTATTGGTGCAACTGTTGAGGTAATAAAACGCAGTGAATTACATACCTTTGCTGTATTGCCAAAAAGATGGGTTGTAGAGCGTTCTTTTGCTTGGTTGGAAAAATGTAGACGGTTATGGAAAAATTGCGAGCGTAAACTCAACACCAGCTTGCAAATGGTAGTTCTTGCTTTCACTGCTTTGTTCCTCAAAAGATTATGA
- a CDS encoding sigma-70 family RNA polymerase sigma factor, with protein MKLKTAIVVQNIRYQAKRLKLFECFAHETHEDLEQELFCEIWTYLDRYDESKGSFNTFVARLTERRANNLLEKQLCMKRNINNYVNIEKTEAFEDEVAKRTDVDYMISTLPRKMQKICEQLKYFNLYEVAKMNNISRTTLNTMIRKIRIKLSSIYYKSKKKN; from the coding sequence ATGAAACTAAAAACTGCCATAGTTGTTCAAAATATACGGTATCAAGCTAAGAGATTAAAACTTTTTGAATGCTTTGCTCATGAAACTCATGAAGATCTTGAGCAAGAACTTTTCTGTGAAATTTGGACTTATCTTGATAGATATGATGAAAGTAAAGGTAGCTTTAACACTTTTGTAGCAAGATTAACTGAACGTCGTGCCAATAACTTATTGGAGAAACAACTATGTATGAAGCGCAATATTAATAACTATGTCAATATTGAGAAAACAGAAGCTTTTGAAGATGAAGTAGCGAAACGTACTGATGTAGATTACATGATTTCAACGCTACCAAGAAAGATGCAAAAGATATGCGAACAACTCAAGTACTTTAACTTATATGAAGTTGCTAAGATGAACAACATATCAAGAACTACTTTAAATACTATGATAAGAAAAATACGTATAAAACTCTCTTCCATCTACTACAAGAGCAAAAAGAAAAATTGA